From a single Pseudobutyrivibrio xylanivorans genomic region:
- a CDS encoding family 16 glycosylhydrolase → MKKKWIIIISAVIAVYLLGIGIFAAIEISSSHALVDEDYKMELNHHNIFKFVKSDWANGGDFDCVWTPDNVDFSDGKMILTVDKNAEGYTGGEYSTNKTFLYGLYQVRMKPIKNTGVISSFFTYIEPTDEYDWNEIDIEFLGKDTTQVQFNYYDFKDNSHEYLYDLGFDASEDYHTYGFYWGKDSITWYVDGEPVYTAEGNTPNKPCKIFMNVWPGKDLESWVGAYDGTTPLNAYYEWASYQKVSSIEEANSLAKDQ, encoded by the coding sequence ATGAAGAAAAAATGGATTATTATCATAAGTGCTGTAATAGCAGTTTATCTGCTAGGTATAGGTATATTTGCAGCAATTGAAATATCATCCTCTCACGCTCTTGTTGATGAAGATTATAAAATGGAATTAAACCATCACAATATCTTTAAATTTGTCAAATCAGACTGGGCAAATGGAGGAGATTTCGACTGTGTATGGACACCAGATAATGTAGATTTCAGTGATGGCAAAATGATACTTACTGTGGATAAGAACGCTGAAGGATACACAGGTGGTGAATATTCCACCAACAAGACCTTTCTCTATGGCTTGTATCAGGTTCGTATGAAGCCTATTAAAAATACAGGTGTTATTTCTTCTTTTTTCACCTACATTGAGCCCACAGATGAATACGATTGGAACGAAATAGACATAGAATTTCTAGGCAAAGATACTACACAGGTTCAGTTCAACTATTATGACTTTAAAGACAACTCTCATGAGTATCTCTACGATCTTGGATTTGATGCTTCTGAGGATTATCACACTTACGGTTTCTACTGGGGCAAGGATTCTATAACCTGGTATGTGGATGGTGAGCCAGTCTACACTGCCGAAGGAAATACTCCAAACAAACCATGTAAGATTTTCATGAATGTATGGCCTGGAAAGGACCTAGAAAGCTGGGTCGGAGCCTATGATGGAACCACTCCACTTAACGCATATTATGAATGGGCATCCTATCAAAAAGTATCTTCAATTGAAGAGGCAAATTCTCTTGCAAAAGACCAGTAA